A portion of the Camelus ferus isolate YT-003-E chromosome 16, BCGSAC_Cfer_1.0, whole genome shotgun sequence genome contains these proteins:
- the AIPL1 gene encoding aryl-hydrocarbon-interacting protein-like 1, whose product MDAALLLNVEGIKKTILHGGTGELPNFITGSRVTFHFRTMKCDEERTVIDDSKQVGHPMHIIIGNMFKLEVWEILLTSMRVSEVAEFWCDSIHTGVYPILSRSLRQMAEGKDPTEWHVHTCGLANMFAYHTLGYDDLDELQKEPQPLIFVIELLQVEAPSQYQRETWNLSNDEKMQAVPVLHGEGNRLFKLGRYDEASTKYQEAIVCLRNLQTKEKPWEVQWLKLEKMINTLILNYCQCLLKKEEYYEVLEHTSDILRHHPGIVKAYYVRARAHAEVWNEAEAKADLEKVLELEPSMRKAVNRELRLLENRLEEKREEERLRCRNMLG is encoded by the exons ATGGATGCCGCTCTGCTCTTGAACGTGGAAGGAATCAAGAAAACCATTCTGCATGGGGGCACAGGGGAGCTCCCAAACTTCATCACCGGATCCCGT GTGACCTTTCATTTCCGTACCATGAAATGTGATGAGGAACGGACGGTGATAGATGACAGCAAGCAGGTGGGCCACCCCATGCACATCATCATCGGCAACATGTTCAAGCTGGAGGTCTGGGAGATCCTGCTGACGTCCATGCGGGTCAGCGAGGTGGCCGAGTTCTGGTGTGACTCCATC CACACAGGGGTCTACCCTATCCTGTCCCGGAGCCTGCGGCAGATGGCAGAGGGCAAGGACCCCACGGAGTGGCACGTGCACACGTGTGGGTTGGCCAACATGTTCGCCTACCACACGCTGGGCTACGACGACCTGGATGAGCTGCAGAAGGAGCCACAGCCTCTGATCTTTGTAATAGAGCTGCTGCAG GTCGAGGCCCCCAGCCAGTACCAGAGGGAGACCTGGAACCTGAGTAACGATGAGAAGATGCAGGCGGTGCCTGTCCTCCACGGAGAAGGAAACAGGCTCTTCAAGCTGGGCCGTTACGATGAGGCCTCTACCAAGTACCAGGAAGCCATCGTCTGCCTGAGGAACCTGCAGACCAAG GAGAAGCCCTGGGAGGTACAGTGGCTGAAGCTGGAAAAGATGATCAACACCCTGATCCTGAACTACTGCCAGTGTCTGCTGAAGAAGGAGGAGTACTACGAGGTTCTGGAGCACACCAGCGACATCCTCCGGCACCACCCAG GCATCGTGAAGGCCTACTATGTGCGGGCCCGGGCTCATGCCGAGGTATGGAATGAGGCGGAGGCCAAGGCGGACCTGGAGAAAGTGCTAGAGCTGGAGCCGTCCATGCGGAAGGCGGTGAACAGGGAGCTGCGGCTGCTGGAGAACCGCCTGGAGGAGAAGCGGGAGGAGGAGCGGCTGCGCTGCCGGAACATGCTGGGCTAG